The Vulpes vulpes isolate BD-2025 chromosome 1, VulVul3, whole genome shotgun sequence genome contains the following window.
AAATAGATgagtgaaacagaataaaaagcagaaataaacccataaataTACGGACagttgattttataaatgtaaaaaagtaaTTCAGCAGAGAAAagagttttttcaacaaattatgCAGAAGCAATTGGACATCTGAAAACGAACTTTGATCTAGATAATACATGAAAAGGATAATAGACataatcaaagaaatataataccaaaagcactgttcataaaagaataaaaaaacccaGATAATTAACTTCATTGAAAGACTTGctcttcataaatatttctaaaataaaatgacaaaccatagaatttcagaaaatctatataaaaatcatatagcTGATAAAAGAGTCATATTCAGATATATGGATTACTATCAAAactcaaaaacagaaaacaaacaatccaattaaaaactagcaaaattgggatgcctgagtggctcagtagttaagtgtctggcttgggctcagggcatgatcctagagtcccaggactgagtcccatgtcgggctccctgtatggagcttgcttctccctctgcctgtgtctctgcctttctctgtctctcatgaataaataaataaaattcttaaaaaaaaactagcaaaatATTTGACTAGACTCTTCACTGAAGATAGTATACATAAGTCAAAAAATGGCACAAAATGATGGTAACCATCattaattatcaggaaaatgaaaattaaaaccaccatgGAACACCACAACCTACCtattaaaataactgaaattgaaAGACAATCCATACCAGGAGCAGCAGTACTGGACCTTTTGTACTCATAGACAGGCAACAAATGGAGTTAGGAGATAATGACACAAGATTTAAGGGAGCAAGAAATGTCAGCCAAGTTTTGGTTATGTTAAAAACCACCTCTGGggatcctggatggctcagtcaggtaagcatccaactcttgattttggctcaggtcatgatctcagggtcatgggatgaagccccagccagcgggggtctgcttgagattctcctgccaaataaataaataaaatcttaaaaaaaaattaccacctCTACACATCATGCTGCTTACTGAACCCTTTGCAGAATTTTCACAGTGAatcttcttttatgtttgttatttttcttcacacTGTCTTTCACTATCAACATTCTATAGAATGTTGGAAATCCAGGAAAATGGAtcaataaatctataaaaaaatacatctcttCCATGATGCAACTGGAGGTTAAATTTTTTGCTAAGATATCAAATCGAAATGTCACAAATGAGTAAATTAAGTTGTCTTTTTCTGAATGAATGTTCCTTGGCAACTTTCTCTGTTAATGCACAAGAAATAAATCTAAACCAGGTGTTAAATCCTTCAATATTTTCAACTATGGTAGGGTAAAGAGTAAAGTCCCTGACCCAGCCTCCAAGGTCCCTTATGATCCACATATGCTGTCTCCTTGATCCCAACTGactcctgcctgcttctctcttaaCATGCCAGTTACATTTACAGTGTAGTGCTTTTCCCATGATCCAGGCTTTCCAATAATCTAGGTCCTCCAATGGCCAAGGTCATGGGCATGACACATGTCCACGGGCAGCAATCACCATGTAGAAACAAAGACCCTCAAGCCACACCCAGACCTACTGACACAGaacctgcattttttaaaaaaattatttatttatttagtcattcattcattcactcattcattcattcatgaaagacacacagcgagaggcagagacacaggcagagggagaagcagacttcatgcagggagcccagtgtggagctcgatcctgcgactccaggatcacaccctgggccaaaggcaggcgctaaactgctgagccacccagggtctcccagaacctgcatttttaacaagatctctCTCTAGGAGACTCACAGGCATTAATATTTGAGGAGCACTGAGCTATGGCACCTCTCGCTGTGATGCTTTATCTTTGTTTCCCTTTGCACTTCCCTTGATCTTTGCCTAGTAAGATTTTTCATCAGATTTCAGCTTAAAGTGTGAAGTCAGGTCTAGGTCTGGAATGTAAGCTGAAGTTTGCATGAGGACAGTTTTCTTTGGGGTGGGTTCCTGAAGGGAATCTAGAACTTTGGCCTCATTAAAATCATGTAGGATCAGCTCAGATAAGAATATATTAGTCAAAGCACTCAGAGCAATGCATCTTTTATGCAAATGCATGCTTGCATAAACATGCCAGAGGTTTCCCTTGTGGTGGAAAGTAGTGGCATAAAGTCCAATTTCAATTGTTAAAACTAGAACCATAATGTGACTTGACGTTTATGATCTCACAGGTAATGCCCGATGGGACACCTGGACTTCACATACACATTCAAGTCTGCAATGCCCAGAAGAACAGCTTAGTTTTGTCCTATAGGGAACCCTTGGGTGCTATTAGGGGAGTTTTAGTTATTCACCCTTCCTCTTCTGGAAAAAGCACAAGTTGTACTACTGAGCGACTCTTGTGTTCAAAGTGAATTTATATAAACAACATTTTCCTGAGTTTGGTAAACAAAGCTTCCAAAATGAATCAGTATGTAAAGAATTGCTGCCTATGCTACTGgtgcaactattttttttccacttgagaAAGCCTAACCCTGAAAAGTTCTCCAGAGTGTCTTAACACATATTGGTAAGAGATCGagttttgaaatgtattttgttatatagaaagtttctaaaaatattttactcttgTGAGTAAATTTGGTTAAGCCAAATAGCTCTAAGACTAAACTGCACTTTGTAATCATATTTAACTATCTGGCTAGAAATATTATAACAACTCTATGGGGTAAGTTTTGGTGAACTAGAATGTTAGATAATTTAAAAACGGGTTTAAGGACTTAGGTCATAATGATCCCCATGTAACAAGTCTTTCTGATGACTCtgttcaaaatgtttatttcatttaattaaccACATTCtctgattaaaatgttaattaactTAAATATTACCTCTGCATCCTTCCACTCACTCTGACAATAATTTCAttgagtattttatatatatgtttatttttatttatatttttatataatttatatgtatttatataataaatttttattccatatatatatgagGGGAAGTGCAAAATGtccctccagttttcttttcactttctgacTCAACATAGGCCCACAGATTGAAtttgagaattttaaattatttagtaGTTTGGGATTGCATGGAAGGAaactcatttcaaataaatatacatttcaaaatagCAATTATTGGCATAGATTATTTATATTGCCTGTATTAGGTTCCAGTCTTTGGCTCAttttattctgttaaaaaaaacagGTGGAGAAGAAAGGACTCCCAAGTAAAATGGGAATAGCTAGAGAAAGTCAGTTCTTATTATTGGAGAAAGAAAGAGCgacttttaaatatgaaaagaactTTCAGCAGTGCTGGTTATTTGTGAACAGTACAAGGGTCCAGGCCTCAAATTAAAATGATAGTCTCTATTTCACACACATTTTCCATAGGAAAATAAAGCTGGAagtttgaataaaagaaaaagaaagtattccCATGGGTAGTCGGTGGGCAGCAGACGATTTCCATCTGCTCCCCCACGCTCCTTGGAGCACACCATTTCATTCTCCTCACTGTTGTGCGTATGCCTTGTTTCCAATTCACTTCTCTTTACACTCTGACCTCAGCTCTATCACAAAATGGGAACTGCTCTCCCTAAAACCACTAGGAATCTCTTGATTCCCACACTTAATGATCGCTGATCATTCCTTATCCTACCAGAGCACTTATTTCACTTTTGGCACTGTACTGTACTTTGTCCTtgagtgtttttaatttcacagCACCCAGCTTTCCAATTCCTTCAAACTTCTCTGATCACTCTGCCCAGTATCCTtttctggtctttctttcttttctttctttctttcttttctttctttctttctttctttctttctttctttctttctttctttcttttctttctttctttctttctttctttctttctttctttctttcgtaaCCAGGGCTCTTGGtttgtaagagaaaaagaattaatggAATGGAAATGGGTTTTAACATTGAAATGCTAGGGGAGTTGGAGAAATCTACTGGAGAAATGGCAGGAATCCAAGGCAGGAAAGATAGCCTGTCAACACCAAAACCCTGTCCCTAGTCTATGCAACTCAGTAAGGGCTGTTGCCCTCGCTGCTACACACAGAATGCAACAGATCACACTGATAATGCTATCATTGTGGGTGTAAGATACATTTTCAAAGGTCTTGATATTGCTGCCTTGGCTAACTTTGCAACCAAAATTGTATTCCCTGACCCTTTGTCTCCTTTTATCCATATTCCAAATCCAGCACAGGTGAGTTTGGCCAAATCTATATCAAGTCCCCTTATTCTAGGTGCAAGGGCATGGGAAAGTCAGCTTCCAGAAATTTTGGTGCCTAGAATGGATGACAGCTTTTGTCTGCCTCCAAGACTCATGTGCTACAATAGAGGATAAAATGTTATCCAACTAATATATGATGTATATCCATTTTGTACCCTCTAATAAAACTTCCTCGAGTTTCTTTCTATGTCCTCCTTCTTTTACCTTACGCACACTCTTCAATGGATGGGTCATACATACTATGCCTTTAGTCACCACAATGACTCCCAAGTCATCATTTCTGTTAAGCTCTTATAGAACCATACTGCTGAGTACATCTCACCTGGGTGTTGCCAGAATGCTCCTTGCAAAAACTGGCTATTACATCTGAACTCTCAATCTCACTGCTGATGACCATCTACCCAGGCACcaaatgtcttctctttcttttacggACCACTTCCCTTCACATCTAATATGCCACTGAGTCCTAGTGACTGTACATTCTGGTTTACTTTGATCTACCTCTTTGTTCTCCTCATTACTCCCAATGTCATATCACACTTAGACTAAGAACTTCACACACTGTTTAAACAACTGGGGagcatttataaaatgcaatattattcCAACCAAATCATGATCTACTGAATCAACTTCTATAGTAATATCTCAGAGTCTATATTTTGTACAAAAACTCTCCTACACGATTTTGATGTATAATTTGGCTTGGGAATCACCAGACAATAACAACTGCTTCCTGTTTAGTGTCCTTTACTCTACAAccaaacatttaatttaataaaaatctgaTGATGCCAGTCgctttcttaaaagttttcagtCCTTGATTGTTGTTGTTTGAAGAATAAAACTGAAGATGTTTCACATGACATTCAACTCATCTTATAATCCAGGCCCTTCTAACATCTTTACTTTTGATGCTGCATCAATGTCCTGCACACAGAATTTCCCTACCTCATTCAATAGTTACCCCATAAACTTGCTTATGTTCAGAatgtttttcttgtcttctaAATCTGTTTATGCTGTACATATTTTGAATtgaaataattgcatttttccAATATACCAATTTCCCCCAATAGTTTCCATAttggagtaaataaaattaaaggatcTTCAGGCTAGTGAGTGATTTTATTTCAGTTCCCctcactgaattttcttttatttcttttatttatttatgttctttaaTTTCAGGGGCCATCTATTAATAATATGGAAACTAAAAATGCAACAGAACTGGAAGCGTTTGTTCTCACAGGACTCACATATCAACCTGAGTGGCAAATTCCTCTGTTCCTGGTGTTCTTGGTTATCTATCTCATCACCATTGTGGGGAACCTTGGTCTGATTGCTCTCATCTGCAATGACCCTCAGCTTTACATCCCCATGTACTTATTCCTTGGCAGTCTGGCATTTGTGGATGCCTGGATATCATCCACAGTGATCCCCAAGATGCTGGTCAACTTCTTTGCCAAGAGCTGGACGATTTCTCTCTCTGAATGCAtgatacagttttttttctttacaactgGTGCAACCACAGAATGTTTTCTGCTGGCAACAATGGCATATGATCGCTATGTGGCCATATGCAAACCTTTACTTTATCCAGTGATTATGACCAACAGACTATCCATGCAGCTGTTAGTTTCCTCACTTGTCGGTGGCTTTCTTCATGCCATAATTCATGTAGGCTTTTTATTCAGATTAACCTTCTGTAATACTAACATAATACATCACTTTTACTGTGACATCAtgccattatttaaaatttcttgtatGGATCCTTCTATTAATATTCTCATAGTATACATTTTTTCTGGGTCAATTCAGATGCTCACCATTCTGATTGTTCTTATCTCTTACACATTAGTTCtctttataatcttaaaaaagaagtctctACAAGGCATAAGGA
Protein-coding sequences here:
- the LOC112913742 gene encoding olfactory receptor 5H2-like, translating into METKNATELEAFVLTGLTYQPEWQIPLFLVFLVIYLITIVGNLGLIALICNDPQLYIPMYLFLGSLAFVDAWISSTVIPKMLVNFFAKSWTISLSECMIQFFFFTTGATTECFLLATMAYDRYVAICKPLLYPVIMTNRLSMQLLVSSLVGGFLHAIIHVGFLFRLTFCNTNIIHHFYCDIMPLFKISCMDPSINILIVYIFSGSIQMLTILIVLISYTLVLFIILKKKSLQGIRKAFSTCGAHLLSVSLYYGPLLFMYVRPRSAQADDQDMMDSLFYTVIIPVLNPIIYSLRNKKVIDSLRKILKRNA